TTCCAGGGTCTTTTTTAGTTTGATCAAGGGTGAGCATTCTATGTGACTTTTGTTGCAACACATAAGATTTTTAATTATCTTGATAGTTGTTTTATTGATTATGTTTCTTCTTTGttataatggcataatttggcgcTGAAGCAGTTGCTGTTGtgttatcaattattttttactGTTTGGGGAATTTTTATGTGAAAGGCTATAGTAAGTTTATCTTTAAAAAATCAGTTAAGTTTTTGAGGGGTGGGGGATGGGAagaatttttatttgttaatgtTCAATGAAATCAAAGCTAATTTAACTAATTCTTgctttgttttttattttgaaatttatttggcAGGTATTATTGACACCATGTCTCGTGTGTACGTGGGTAACTTGGACCCCCGCGTTACTGAGCGTGATCTTGAAGATGAGTTTCGCAGATTTGGAGTTATAAGAAGGTTTAATTTCTCGGCTTTTTTTTCTGTATCAGTTATGTGTTATCGTTTGTTTTGGGAGGAGAACAAAATTTTGGTCTTGCAAATTCTGCTTACCTTATTAGTTAACAACATTTTGGtgataattttttattgtcaGGAAAAGCTAAAGTTGACTTTTCAAATTTCGAAGATGCATGGCTGATGAACCTTTGCTATATACCTCTTTGGTGGTTGTTCATTGATTTGATTGCTGATTTATGTGCAGTGTATGGGTTGCTCGGAGGCCACCAGGTTATGCATTTATTGACTTTGATGATAAAAGGGATGCAGAGGATGCAATTCATGAATTAGATGGTATGTCTCAAATTGTCTACCACTGCATGGCATTTATAAAAATCTGTGATAGACTATAATGCTATTAATCTTTGTTGGTTGAAGGTTGTATTTCTGTACCACAATGTTTTGCTGATCATTGTCTTTCCCTTGCATATGCATCGTTTAGAAATGATTTGTATTTCTGGAATATCCATTTTTATAATGATCAATTATTTTGGGACAGGTAAAAATGGTTGGAGAGTTGAGCTTTCTCACAACTCTAGAGGTGGTGGTGGCGGCCGTGGAGGGGGTCGCGGTCGTTCTGGCGGTTCTGACTTGAAGTGTTACGAGTGTGGTGAACCTGGACATTTTGCTCGTGAATGCCGTTTGCgcgttggtggtggtggtggtggtggtggtggtggtggtggaagaCGACGTAGCCGCAGCCCTAGATATCGCAGGAGTCCAAGCTATGGTAGAAGGTAAAGTCTTGATTGTGCCTTCTTTTTTATTCTACTTctccttcttcctcttctttaacGTTTCTATTAAAGTTTTGGTGTTCTTTCTATCAAATTGAATGCTTCTTTGATATTCACTACTCTGGAGCAGGAGCTACAGCCCCCGTGGACGATCCCCTAAACGCCGCAGCCTTTCACCTCATGGTCGTGGCTATAGCAGGTCTCCACCATACCGTGGTCGTGAGGAGTTGCCATATGCTAATGGGTGAGGTCTACTTGCATTGTTTGCTATTATTTTAAGTCGTTGCTGGTCAGTAGTTTGTTGCAAGGGTGACTAATGTTGAACACTGAGGATGGTGATTTAATTTGATTCTATTTAATATTGATATCCAATAATGAGGATTATTGCTTCTATGTTTGATGCAGAAATAGTACAAGGGATCGACGCCGAAGCAGGAGCTGATTTGCAACCTCAGTATAAATGGCTTTGATGGATGCTAAGATTAAGTGTGTTTATTGTGTTTGGACTTCAGTACGACTATGTTTTAAATGGGCAACGCCCTCAGCCTCTTGGATTTGGATAAGTTTATTATACTTATTACTATGTTGGTTGCTTTTCTAAAGGTATGCAGGATAGTTTTAGGACTTTTGCTGGCAGGTGTTTCTATAGGTATTTATTATGTGTTTATTGAGACAGTTTGTCCCTAAGACTGGTGCTAAAAAATTTATGCTTTTCTTTTTGTGTTGAGGTGTCTTCTGGGTCTGCATCGTTGGTTTTGTGCTACTTCACTTGACGTTTCATTCTTGGCTGCTCTGCATTGGGATCTTCAATTTTGAATGTTTGGGGTCCTAGCTAACTACATGTCTCTGCATCTAATTGATTGAACTCTCCGGATGTGATACGCCTCTCGATCTGTAGTGGGATTTCTTTTATTTAACTTTAAAGGATAGAGAGCTGCTTCAAACGCTTCTGGCAGGTACTTATATCTGTTCCACAGAAGTTGAGGTTGTAGGAATCTTAATATAATGGGTTCTCTGTTCTTGGAAAAAAAATGTAagaaagatttaaaaaaaaatgaagatccTGATGGTTCAACTTTGGGAATACACAATACacttttttgtaattaattttttaaactaAAATTGGAATTTTTTTTGTTTAGAAATGGAATGATATTAAACATTGTTTTATGTAGGGGTTAATAGATTTGTTTCTTTGAGATTGTGTTTCGTTACACCTTTGGGGTTTGGGAATGGCGAGGGAAAATTCTTTACATAAGATGGTTGAGTTTGAAGAGTGCACATGAATTCAGTCATTCACAAGGGACTTGTTCTAGTTAAAATTGAATTTTCTTGCTGCTTGAAAGTGAAGGATTTTATCTGCTCATTGTTTCAATGCTCTCTTCATGTTTATTTGGATCTTAATTTAATGTTTTGAACACTTTATGAGTTCGAGTTTTGAAATTTGTTTTTATGCTTTTCTTAAAGATTGTTTCTCTCATCATCTTGGTGTTGTGGGTTATTAAAATGTTCTGGTCtagtgttcttggtttgagcTGCTGGAAGGGCTCTTATCGTCATCATTTTTGTTTTACAAGCCTTTAGCTGAAGACCTTGAATGATGGCCTGCGTCTTTGACCAAAATGTCTCAGAGAGTTGACAACGATTTTATGCCTACTGGTAAACTTTGATTTTTCTGGAAATGGATTGGTTCTGTTTTgatattcagctggaggatttgACTAGCAGAGTTGTACGGCCTCTATGATTTACCTGCTGTGGCCCACTAAGGAAATTTTATACCATCATCATGGACAGTGGGTGAGGTCATTAAATAGTTGTGATTCCACAACGTGTCTGAGAAATAAGTCTGCGAA
The sequence above is a segment of the Hevea brasiliensis isolate MT/VB/25A 57/8 chromosome 11, ASM3005281v1, whole genome shotgun sequence genome. Coding sequences within it:
- the LOC110671713 gene encoding serine/arginine-rich splicing factor RSZ22A-like; the protein is MSRVYVGNLDPRVTERDLEDEFRRFGVIRSVWVARRPPGYAFIDFDDKRDAEDAIHELDGKNGWRVELSHNSRGGGGGRGGGRGRSGGSDLKCYECGEPGHFARECRLRVGGGGGGGGGGGGRRRSRSPRYRRSPSYGRRSYSPRGRSPKRRSLSPHGRGYSRSPPYRGREELPYANGNSTRDRRRSRS